In Haemorhous mexicanus isolate bHaeMex1 chromosome 38, bHaeMex1.pri, whole genome shotgun sequence, a single genomic region encodes these proteins:
- the LOC132341348 gene encoding LOW QUALITY PROTEIN: myc-associated zinc finger protein-like (The sequence of the model RefSeq protein was modified relative to this genomic sequence to represent the inferred CDS: deleted 3 bases in 2 codons) — protein RRAVTSSRKGKGAPYVCGLCAKEFKNGYNLRRHQATHGSAPSAAKRPPAPLPPCCPSPRTSWRPPSTQGGGGEEGTAGDNAATAAAAGDETAASSAASRKSHACDTCGKAFRDVYHLKRHRLSHTDERPFQCPVCQQRFKRKDRMASHVRSHQGHVHKPYACGHCGKSFSRPDHLNSHVRQVHSTERPFKCQTCEAAFATRDRLRAHAVRHEDKVPCHVCGKLLSAAYVSDHLRVHGPAPRGQPAARGSGCPAPSPSPAPAPPPPLDGTPGGSQGW, from the exons CGTCGGGCGGTGACGTCATCGCGGAAGGGCAAGGGCGCCCCGTACGTGTGCGGCCTGTGCGCCAAGGAGTTCAAGAACGGCTACAACCTGCGGCGCCACCAGGCCACGCACGGCTCCGCCCCCAGCGCCGCCAAGCGCCCCCCcgcgcccctcccc ccctgctgcccctcccccagGACCTCCTGGAGGCCGCCCAGCACCCAAGGAGGTGGCGGcgaggaggggacagcgggTGACAACGCCGcgacggcggcggcggcgggggacGAAACG GCGGCGTCGTCGGCGGCGTCGCGGAAGAGCCACGCGTGCGACACGTGCGGGAAGGCGTTCCGCGACGTCTACCACCTGAAACGGCACCGGCTGTCGCACACGGACGAGCGGCCCTTCCAGTGCCCCGTGTGCCAGCAGCGCTTCAAGCGCAAGGACAGGATGGCCTCGCACGTCCGCTCGCACCAGGGACACGTGCACAAGCCCTACGCCTGCGGGCACTGCGGGAAGAGCTTCTCCAG GCCGGACCACCTGAACAGCCACGTCCGGCAGGTTCACTCCACCGAGCGGCCCTTCAAGTGCCAG acGTGCGAGGCGGCCTTCGCCACGCGGGACCGGCTGCGGGCGCACGCGGTGCGGCACGAGGACAAGGTGCCGTGCCACGTCTGCGGGAAGCTGCTGAGCGCCGCCTACGTCAGCGACCACCTGCGGGTGcacggccccgccccccgcggcCAGCCCGCCGCcagag GTTCCGGCtgccccgccccctccccaagccccgcccccgcccctcccccacccctggACGGGACCCCcgggggcagccagggctggtga
- the CLN3 gene encoding battenin: MIPPNPFEAALRQGAPLGLVYFAEYFVNQGLMELLYFPSSPLPHSAQYRTLQLLYQAGVFVSRSSLRWIRLRRLWGLGLLQVLLAAFLLAAVAVNHLLPALGVAAALALGEGLVGGGAYGNAFANLSEQVPLPQQPLAVAVVTLMAEVAIAAAGGVALGAHAAFCGQE, encoded by the exons ATGATCCCGCCAAATCCCTTCGAG GCCGCTCTCCGCCAGGGGGCGCCGCTGGGCCTCGTTTACTTCGCCGAGTACTTCGTCAACCAGGGGCTG aTGGAGCTGCTGTACTTCCCCTCCTCGCCCCTCCCCCACAGCGCCCAGTACCGCAC gctgcagctcctgtacCAGGCCGGCGTCTTCGTGTCGCGCTCGTCGCTGCGCTGGATCCGCCTGCGGCGCctctgggggctggggctgctccag gtgctgctggccgCGTTCCTATTGGCCGCCGTGGCTGTCAATCACCTCCTGCCCGCGCTGGGCGTGGCCGCGGCGCTGGcgctgggggaggggctggtggGGGGCGGGGCCTACGGGAACGCCTTCGCCAACCTGAGCGAGCAG GtgcccctcccccagcagccGCTGGCCGTTGCTGTGGTCACTCTGATGGCCGAAGTCGCCATCGCCGCCGCCGGAGGCGTCGCCCTGGGGGCTCACGCTGCCTTCTGCGGCCaggagtga